Proteins from a genomic interval of Euleptes europaea isolate rEulEur1 chromosome 18, rEulEur1.hap1, whole genome shotgun sequence:
- the TRAPPC1 gene encoding trafficking protein particle complex subunit 1, whose protein sequence is MTVHSLYLFDRNGVCLHYSEWNRKKQAGISKEEEFKLMYGMLFSIRSFINKMSPLDMKEGFLAFQTSKYKLHYYETPTGLKVVMNTDLGVGNIRDVLHQIYSYIYVEYVVKNPLCNLNEPIQSELFRSKLDTFIRSLPFFSARAG, encoded by the exons ATGACAGTGCACAGCCTGTACCTCTTTGATCGCAATGGTGTCTGCCTACACTACAGTGAGTGGAATCGGAAAAAGCAAGCTGGCATTTCCAAAGAGGAG GAGTTTAAGCTGATGTACGGCATGCTCTTCTCCATCCGTTCTTTTATAAACAAGATGAGCCCCCTGGATAT GAAAGAAGGCTTCCTCGCCTTCCAGACGAGCAAATACAAGCTCCACTATTACGAGACTCCCACCGGCCTCAAGGTGGTGATGAACACAGACTTAGGGGTGGGCAACATCCGGGACGTGCTGCACCAGATCTACAGCTAT ATCTATGTGGAGTACGTGGTCAAGAATCCACTGTGCAACTTGAACGAGCCAATCCAGAGCGAACTCTTCCGCAGCAAGCTGGACACCTTCATCCGCAGCCTGCCGTTCTTCTCCGCTCGGGCCGGCTAA
- the CNTROB gene encoding LOW QUALITY PROTEIN: centrobin (The sequence of the model RefSeq protein was modified relative to this genomic sequence to represent the inferred CDS: deleted 2 bases in 1 codon): protein MQNSCCLAERGSVRPPLPLLASMAEKITCRTLNSSIRSEDLLSDMELLPASMPTTPAQQVPRAQSASPFASKVTTQLYTSLHQGWQAEAQARSHLEAQRSLSLARESEASEVDLDTLAEELSHKLSTGVEASAYRKGGAAEPRHISEMENVRCHLQSMLRSSREAAHGDSMAVGTFERKDNDSFESDSTAALLNARPLQEISPAGSVSGFEELFPRYTSLRLGQIRESYADSHLLKDSLDKEQARRKHCERHIQALQNRLLELQQQLAVAISADKKKDSMIEQLDKTLAKVVEGWNRHEAERTETLHRLQTEKEAAVQALRRHREKMEEAEGRLEEALSALSQEQQTASLYCKQKEMLEEEKASLLRSLEAEGQRVCNLQADWDLERRQHEALRATLEEQQRSWAQRERQAEQQCQALQEESRTQLEKEKAIAQREAQKSADAQRVLVSVQTEVQGLESELEAMRRERDGLKMEMSLVKARYESQKVKLESELKVVLEQQVTERLAEVHEESLRQMSTMREQHRKQLMDLGSHHEKELASQLAQFKSDLAERDERHRQLIEDYEDRISRQQEEMRELQAKCRRLEAQRAEMASQFQAMMHAHWNEALRLFACVSPKPCAKDPQQDGPLNPGPASEVECLQLLEHLKKDQKGESLRSSQGTGDCKGAGWTQALPRQPVAQLSALQGSSEGPEKSLLGPYRPFLPLLPDTGRLSTEFSHILNCSVLSQQGFQPLEPQMDHMGAVAGLTLHSENLAEHPFTDDTDETIAEVVGSEGDTPQHSSLESGGRPFQPDLQHYVRLLLEQSANENCAQKQEGFSGEHPPHLTEQAQMGTSLSYHDRSTALWDPMRASVSTIRIQPASNAAVHKTKVPLSKAGVAYVGLEASSAQKQNPVHEGGILSPRQVAEVSRLLKQHQAKGKLVPSTEELYGYLHRVAPTRRVGLSRERPHSAPKAGKKPSGVPTSNVRHSKGGGVWR from the exons ATGCAGAACTCTTGCTGCCTTGCTGAGCGG GGAAGCGTTCgaccccctcttcccctcctcgcCTCAATGGCGGAGAAGATCACATGCCGAACTTTGAACTCTTCCATCCGCAGCGAGGACCTGCTGAGTGACATGGAGCTCCTGCCCGCCTCCATGCCCACAACTCCTGCACAGCAGGTGCCCCGTGCCCAGTCAGCCAGCCCCTTTGCTTCCAAAGTGACTACGCAGCTGTACACCTCGCTCCACCAGGGCTGGCAGGCTGAGGCTCAGGCacgatcccacctggaggcccaACGCAGTTTGAGCTTGGCCAGGGAAAGTGAGGCTTCTGAAGTAGACCTCGATACCCTGGCAGAGGAGCTGAGCCACAAGCTTTCAACCGGCGTGGAGGCCAGTGCGTACAGGAAG GGTGGCGCTGCTGAGCCCCGCCACATCTCGGAGATGGAGAACGTGCGCTGCCACTTACAGAGTATGCTCCGTAGCTCCAGAGAGGCTGCCCATG GGGACAGCATGGCTGTGGGAACCTTCGAGCGGAAAGACAACGACTCATTTGAGAGCGACAGCACGGCTGCCCTCCTCAA TGCCCGGCCCCTGCAAGAAATCTCGCCGGCTGGATCCGTGTCAGGCTTTGAGGAGCTGTTTCCTCGCTACACGAGCCTTCGCCTGGGCCAGATCCGCGAGTCTTATGCCGATTCCCACCTTCTGAAGGACTCCTTGGACAAGGAGCAGGCCCGGCGGAAG CACTGTGAGCGGCACATCCAGGCCTTGCAGAACCGCCTCCTGGAGCTACAGCAGCAGCTGGCCGTCGCCATCTCAGCAGACAAGAAGAAAGACAGCATGATCGAGCAGCTGGACAAA ACCCTGGCCAAGGTGGTGGAGGGCTGGAACCGGCATGAGGCTGAGCGGACAGAGACCCTCCACAGGCTGCAAACGGAGAAGGAGGCTGCGGTTCAAGCACTGAGGAGGCACAGAGAG AAAATGGAAGAGGCTGAAGGGCGCCTCGAAGAAGCCTTGTCCGCCCTCAGCCAGGAACAGCAAACCGCCAGCCTGTATTGCAAGCAAAAGGAGATGCTG gaggaggagaaggcctcCCTGTTGCGCAGCCTGGAGGCGGAGGGGCAGCGGGTGTGCAACCTGCAGGCGGACTGGGACCTGGAGCGTCGGCAGCATGAGGCGCTGCGGGCCACGCTGGAGGAGCAGCAGCGGAGCTGGGCGCAGCGCGAGAGGCAGGCGGAGCAGCAGTGCCAGGCCCTGCAGGAGGAGAGCCGCACCCAgctggagaaggagaag GCCATTGCCCAGCGAGAGGCCCAGAAGTCAGCCGATGCCCAGCGCGTTCTGGTTTCGGTGCAGACGGAAGTGCAGGGCCTGGAGAGTGAGCTGGAAGCCATGCGTCGAGAGCGGGACGGCCTGAAGATGGAGATGAGTTTGGTCAAG gCACGTTATGAGTCCCAGAAGGTAAAACTGGAGTCGGAGCTGAAGGTGGTTTTGGAACAGCAGGTGACGGAGCGGCTGGCGGAGGTTCACGAGGAGAGCTTGCGCCAGATGAGCACCATGCGGGAACAGCACAG GAAGCAGCTGATGGACCTCGGCAGCCACCACGAGAAAGAGCTGGCCAGCCAGCTGGCCCAGTTCAAATCCGACCTGGCAGAGCGGGATGAACGGCACCGGCAGCTCATTGAGGACTATGAGGACAG GATATCCCGGCAGCAGGAAGAGATGCGGGAGCTGCAGGCCAAGTGTCGGCGGCTGGAAGCACAGCGCGCGGAGATGGCCAGCCAGTTCCAGGCCATGATGCACGCGCACTGGAACGAGGCCCTGCGCCTCTTTGCCTGCGTCTCTCCCAAGCCCTGCGCCAAGGATCCACAGCAG GATGGTCCCTTGAACCCGGGCCCTGCTTCGGAAGTGGAGTGCCTTCAGCTCTTGGAGCATCTTAAGAAGGACCAGAAGGGGGAATCCCTCAGGAGTAGTCAGGGCACGGGGGACTGCAAGGGGGCAGGATGGACCCAGGCCTTGCCCCGACAGCCCGTAGCTCAGCTCAGCGCCCTGCAGGGGTCCTCAGAAGGCCCCGAGAAGTCCCTGCTGGGTCCTTACCGGCCCTTCCTGCCCCTGCTTCCCGACACGGGGCGCCTCTCGACGGAGTTCAGCCACATCCTCAACTGCAGCGTTCTCAGCCAGCAGGGCTTCCAGCCGCTGGAGCCACAGATGGACCACATGGGAGCCGtggcag GCCTGACTCTCCACTCTGAGAACTTGGCCGAGCATCCGTTCACCGATGACACCGATGAGACGATCGCAGAGGTGGTGGGAAGCGAGGGTGACACCCCCCAGCACAGCAGCTTGGAGAGCGGAGGCCGGCCCTTCCAGCCTGATTTGCAGCACTACGTGCGCCTG CTGCTGGAGCAGTCTGCCAATGAAAACTGCGCTCAGAAGCAAGAGGGATTTTCGGGGGAACACCCACCACACCTCACAGAACAGGCGCAGATGG GCACGTCTCTATCCTATCACGATCGGTCCACGGCCCTCTGGGATCCCATGCGTGCCTCTGTCAGCACCATTCGAATCCAGCCCGCCAGCAACGCTGCCGTCCACAAAACCAAAGTTCCCTTGTCCAAAGCTGGGGTGGCCTACGTTGGCTTGGAAGCCTCCAGCGCTCAGAAGCAGAACCCTG TGCACGAAGGGGGAATCCTGTCTCCCAGACAAGTGGCCGAAGTTTCGCGCCTGTTGAAACAGCACCAGGCCAAGGGGAAGCTGGTGCCTTCCACTGAAGAGCTGTATGGATATTTGCATAGG gtggCCCCCACTCGGCGGGTGGGCCTTAGCCGGGAGAGGCCtcactctgcccccaaagccgGGAAGAAACCCTCTGGTGTACCGACCTCAAATGTCCGCCACAGCAAGGGAGGAGGTGTGTGGAGATGA